From the genome of Candidatus Roizmanbacteria bacterium, one region includes:
- the secG gene encoding preprotein translocase subunit SecG yields MRNVLLLINIVLSITITVLILVQGRGGGLGGAWGGGGETFHTRRGIDKITLRLTIILIVVLFLVSAINLFLRT; encoded by the coding sequence ATGAGAAACGTACTCCTTCTTATTAACATAGTTCTATCAATAACTATTACAGTACTTATTCTTGTCCAAGGTCGTGGCGGAGGACTTGGAGGTGCTTGGGGTGGTGGTGGTGAGACATTTCATACTCGAAGAGGAATAGACAAAATAACTCTTCGTCTTACGATAATACTAATCGTTGTGTTATTTTTAGTCTCAGCAATCAATCTATTCTTACGAACTTAA
- a CDS encoding GIY-YIG nuclease family protein: MDNSNWKIPNTKIDIVKLKGFAGVYSYNLKGKPLYIGKSNLVKARLLSHLENSLVDRKEALYVNTADEIELFQTDSELNALLYESKLIQIHRPKYNVRWMDDKSYLYIKITIKEEYPKIFAVRQERDRKALYFGPFASQDVVDTILSSLRKVFPFCTQKKISKHACFHSKIGLCNPCPNIIKSTEEKRRYRKNIRNVVKVLSGNSDVLENQISKLIKEETKTQNYELAMKHRNVLNHLKHIYSHRLFETHENHSFNRSEIMISGLKDILSQYFPKLISLERIECYDVSNLSQQNSTASMVVFTDGQMNKSEYRKFKIGKSNPKGDFEMLKEAVERRLKNKWPLPNLMVIDGGKPQIRTMLRLQALSSTLKEIPIIGIAKNPDRLIIGIKDLPTVRLKLNNLALNLLQQMRDEAHRFAKKYHTVLRNKAFITPESSNRPDDQVN, from the coding sequence ATGGATAACTCAAACTGGAAAATCCCAAATACAAAAATCGACATCGTAAAGCTCAAAGGTTTTGCAGGAGTGTATAGTTACAACCTTAAAGGCAAGCCACTCTACATTGGTAAATCTAACCTGGTAAAGGCTCGACTACTGAGCCATCTTGAAAACTCTTTAGTAGATAGAAAAGAAGCGCTATACGTTAATACCGCAGATGAGATTGAACTGTTCCAAACAGATTCAGAACTCAATGCATTGTTATACGAATCTAAACTCATTCAAATTCATCGGCCAAAATATAACGTACGGTGGATGGATGATAAGAGTTATCTTTATATTAAGATAACGATAAAAGAGGAGTATCCAAAGATATTTGCAGTCAGGCAAGAACGCGATAGAAAAGCATTATATTTTGGACCCTTCGCTTCTCAAGATGTGGTCGATACAATCTTGAGCTCTCTGAGAAAGGTCTTCCCTTTCTGTACTCAGAAGAAAATCTCGAAACATGCATGCTTCCATTCGAAAATTGGACTTTGTAATCCATGCCCAAACATAATCAAATCGACTGAAGAAAAACGAAGGTACCGTAAGAACATACGAAATGTAGTTAAAGTACTCTCAGGTAACTCGGACGTTCTTGAGAATCAAATCTCTAAATTAATAAAAGAAGAAACTAAGACTCAAAACTATGAGCTGGCCATGAAGCACCGAAACGTTCTTAATCATCTCAAGCATATCTATTCCCACAGACTATTTGAAACCCATGAAAATCACTCCTTTAATCGTTCTGAAATAATGATATCAGGATTGAAAGATATTCTTTCTCAGTACTTTCCTAAACTAATCAGCTTGGAGCGAATAGAATGCTATGATGTCAGTAATTTAAGTCAACAAAACTCAACAGCATCTATGGTGGTATTTACCGACGGACAGATGAACAAATCTGAGTATAGAAAATTTAAGATTGGAAAATCAAATCCTAAGGGAGATTTTGAAATGCTAAAGGAGGCGGTTGAACGTCGTCTCAAAAATAAGTGGCCACTACCCAATCTTATGGTTATCGACGGCGGCAAACCACAGATCAGAACAATGCTCAGGTTACAGGCTCTAAGCTCAACGCTTAAAGAGATCCCAATCATCGGTATTGCAAAGAATCCAGATCGTCTCATAATCGGAATAAAGGATCTTCCAACGGTGCGTCTCAAACTTAATAATCTAGCGCTAAATTTACTTCAACAGATGCGAGACGAGGCTCATAGATTTGCAAAAAAATACCACACGGTCTTAAGGAATAAAGCTTTTATTACTCCCGAGTCTTCAAATAGACCGGACGATCAAGTTAATTAA
- a CDS encoding transglutaminase family protein, with protein MFKKLFFVFAAVLLSFPVHAQSPKNMYKAEYFLSSPNTSTQADVRYSIQLQNPTGKQSSEQFLISLPSGFRATDIEGMVNDHLVSIQTALEQNQLNIIVPLITTEDLKDILNISLHFKQENVLTKQGNVYELLIPTLLPSSTANSSVTVNLPNELQNLVLLSKPMFSSRTRETLSWNQVNGKTIQVFFGKNQQYDLGLTYQIENTSPIPGYVTLTFPPDTIDQQVVLDSISEKPNDVTIDSDGNVLGHYLLRPSEKKEVKYKAKVILGTVPREDILNYQRNLFRSQKHYLLKPFLTKMQNPPRFSSIKSVYSYVLATLSYDYSQLSNDSPRYNHKTFSEIIRSPSNSVCLDYSSLIVSLARQNALYAREVVGYGFSPNEQIRPQSGDMLHSWAEYYDTTQNRWYAVDPTWEDTSKVDYFSALDLNHIALVIRGASSSEPYPAGFYRFSSSNQSKLVSVSYAETVPNIKSSLVIKRMGGKNSVTAGDGNTFTYSVLNTGNVTLYAVPLSATGEGLRLNLSQKTIEAIAPLQSVDIQIKLQTDRFTKKTNTQVVFHVGDNISEQDIKILPTGYNIAFVSSFGVLLILILTLLVLRQLKHG; from the coding sequence ATGTTTAAGAAACTATTTTTTGTATTTGCTGCAGTTCTTCTCAGTTTTCCTGTTCACGCCCAGAGTCCAAAGAACATGTACAAGGCAGAGTATTTTTTATCCTCACCAAATACATCAACTCAGGCAGACGTAAGATACAGTATTCAACTTCAGAATCCTACCGGTAAACAATCTTCGGAGCAGTTTCTTATTTCTTTACCTTCAGGATTTCGTGCTACCGATATTGAGGGGATGGTAAATGACCATCTCGTCTCGATACAAACCGCACTCGAGCAAAATCAGTTGAACATTATTGTTCCGTTAATCACCACCGAAGACCTAAAGGATATACTCAACATCTCTCTTCATTTCAAACAAGAAAACGTGCTTACGAAACAAGGAAACGTTTACGAGCTACTTATCCCGACCCTCTTACCATCCTCCACCGCTAATTCTTCCGTAACTGTTAATCTTCCGAACGAATTACAGAACTTGGTTCTTTTAAGTAAACCAATGTTCTCGTCCAGAACTCGGGAAACCCTTTCCTGGAATCAGGTGAATGGAAAAACCATACAAGTATTTTTTGGAAAAAATCAACAATATGACCTAGGTCTAACCTACCAAATTGAAAACACTTCACCTATACCGGGTTACGTAACCTTAACATTCCCACCAGACACCATAGATCAACAGGTTGTTCTCGACTCAATATCCGAGAAACCAAACGACGTAACGATCGACTCAGATGGAAATGTTCTTGGTCACTACTTACTTCGCCCCTCAGAAAAGAAAGAAGTAAAGTATAAAGCAAAGGTTATCTTAGGTACGGTTCCTCGAGAGGACATCCTTAACTATCAGAGAAACCTGTTTAGATCCCAGAAGCACTACTTGCTCAAGCCTTTTCTTACAAAAATGCAGAATCCACCACGGTTTTCATCAATAAAATCCGTATACTCATATGTACTCGCCACCTTATCCTACGACTACTCTCAGTTAAGCAACGACTCTCCTCGGTACAACCATAAAACTTTTTCTGAAATTATTCGGTCTCCATCAAACTCGGTCTGTCTTGACTATAGCTCACTTATCGTCTCTCTTGCACGACAAAATGCTCTCTATGCTCGAGAGGTTGTGGGATATGGTTTCTCCCCGAACGAACAGATTAGACCTCAGTCAGGGGATATGCTTCACTCATGGGCTGAGTACTACGACACTACTCAGAATCGATGGTATGCGGTGGATCCTACCTGGGAAGACACCTCAAAGGTAGATTATTTTTCTGCTCTGGATCTAAACCACATAGCCTTAGTAATCAGAGGAGCATCGAGCTCCGAACCATACCCAGCCGGATTTTATAGATTTAGCTCTTCTAACCAGTCCAAACTTGTTTCTGTATCATATGCCGAGACTGTTCCAAACATTAAGAGTAGTCTCGTTATTAAACGTATGGGTGGTAAAAATTCCGTAACCGCAGGGGACGGAAATACCTTTACCTACTCTGTATTAAACACCGGAAACGTTACCTTGTACGCAGTACCGCTTTCTGCCACGGGGGAGGGTCTACGGCTTAACCTCTCCCAAAAGACCATCGAGGCCATTGCTCCCTTACAGAGCGTCGATATTCAGATTAAGTTGCAGACAGATCGCTTCACGAAAAAAACAAATACTCAAGTAGTTTTCCATGTTGGCGATAATATATCAGAACAAGACATTAAGATCTTGCCGACGGGCTATAATATAGCCTTCGTATCTTCATTTGGAGTACTGTTAATCTTAATATTGACTTTATTAGTTCTTAGACAACTAAAACATGGATAA
- the uvrA gene encoding excinuclease ABC subunit UvrA, translated as MLDKIIVKGAREHNLKNVSLEFPKNKLVVFTGVSGSGKSSLAFDTIYAEGQRRYVESLSAYARQFLGIMSKPDVDSIDGLSPAISIDQKTTSHNPRSTVGTITEIYDYLRLLFARVGHPHCPTCGREISKLSLDEIVNKMLLELSNELQKNKLKPQNFIIYSPVIRSKKGEFKDLFANILSKGYKNLLLDGKKFMIGDDLTLIKTNKHDISVEIDTLTLAYSQLKSPDFLKSIKVRITSATEQSMALSGGLVILHGHNEHLFSEKFSCPNCNISLPELEPRMFSFNSPHGACEQCKGIGTIYKVDPESILNKKLTIGEGGILPFNRMFFQDTWYIRLLKTAADEEGLDINKPLEQFTKPQIQILLYGTDKKYSVKGTNRQGKQTEIHETFDGVIGELERRYFGPDSSLENWDMQRYIREEICPSCKGKRLKKEILAVTIDSKNIADFGEESISEYVKYISTTLKDSFSNFETKIASTILKEIEIRLTFLVNVGLGYLTLSRSAKTLSGGELQRIRLASQIGTGLTGVLYVLDEPSIGLHPRDVSALISTLHSLKDLGNTLVVVEHDQETIESGDYIVELGPKAGKHGGKIVSKGTIDHIKADKNSLTGAYISGRRKIQLDSRKLESTRGQLVLKGAKQFNLKNVNITIPLGNLIAITGVSGSGKSTLIGETLYPALKYHIEGHFNESVGEYDRLEGFQYLDRVYLVDQSPIGRTPRSNPATYVGFFDDIRDLFASTSDAKMRGFNKGRFSFNLKGGRCEKCQGGGSIKIEMQFLPDVYITCDVCQGQRYNAETLEVRFKDKTIYDILKMTVEEATDFFKAHFQIHQKLSFLNKVGLGYIELGQPAPTLSGGEAQRIKLSNELSRRDSGRTIYILDEPTTGLHFYDVEQLLSSLEELVAKGNTVVVIEHNMDVIKNCQYIIDLGPEGGNGGGQVIYQGELEGLKSVKESYTSAYLKKAL; from the coding sequence ATGTTAGACAAAATAATAGTAAAAGGAGCACGAGAGCATAACCTTAAAAATGTTAGCCTTGAATTTCCTAAAAATAAACTGGTCGTGTTCACAGGTGTTTCTGGCTCGGGAAAGTCATCCCTAGCCTTCGACACGATCTATGCAGAAGGTCAAAGAAGGTATGTTGAGTCTCTTTCTGCGTATGCGAGACAGTTTTTGGGAATCATGAGTAAACCTGATGTTGATTCAATAGACGGCCTATCACCTGCGATTTCCATTGATCAGAAAACAACCTCGCATAACCCTCGTTCCACAGTGGGAACCATAACCGAAATCTACGACTATCTCCGTTTACTTTTTGCTCGAGTTGGTCACCCTCACTGCCCAACCTGTGGGCGAGAGATCAGCAAATTATCTTTAGATGAAATAGTAAACAAAATGCTTCTTGAGTTGAGTAACGAACTTCAGAAGAATAAATTAAAACCACAAAACTTTATTATTTATTCTCCAGTTATCAGATCTAAGAAAGGAGAGTTTAAAGATCTCTTTGCAAATATTTTGAGTAAGGGATATAAAAACTTATTGCTTGATGGAAAGAAGTTTATGATAGGAGATGACCTAACCCTAATAAAAACAAACAAGCATGATATTTCCGTTGAAATCGATACATTGACACTTGCATATTCCCAGCTAAAATCTCCAGACTTTCTCAAGTCGATTAAAGTAAGAATAACATCTGCAACAGAGCAAAGTATGGCCCTATCAGGAGGTCTAGTAATTTTGCACGGTCATAATGAGCATCTTTTCTCCGAAAAATTTTCTTGCCCAAACTGCAATATCTCACTACCAGAACTCGAACCAAGAATGTTCTCTTTCAATTCCCCACACGGTGCCTGTGAACAGTGTAAAGGCATCGGGACAATTTATAAAGTTGATCCAGAATCTATACTTAATAAGAAGTTGACCATCGGAGAAGGTGGTATTCTTCCTTTCAATAGAATGTTCTTCCAAGATACTTGGTACATTCGTCTACTTAAAACGGCAGCTGACGAAGAAGGATTGGACATTAACAAGCCTTTAGAGCAGTTTACTAAACCCCAGATTCAAATTCTCCTTTACGGGACCGATAAGAAATACAGCGTAAAAGGAACAAACCGACAAGGAAAGCAGACAGAGATTCACGAAACCTTCGATGGTGTTATTGGAGAACTTGAGAGAAGATATTTTGGACCTGATAGCTCGCTCGAAAACTGGGATATGCAGCGATATATCCGTGAAGAGATCTGTCCGTCGTGTAAAGGAAAAAGATTGAAGAAAGAAATACTTGCGGTAACAATCGACTCAAAAAACATTGCAGATTTCGGTGAAGAATCTATATCGGAGTACGTGAAGTATATAAGTACAACTCTTAAAGACTCGTTTAGTAACTTCGAAACAAAAATTGCGTCCACAATTCTTAAGGAAATTGAGATTCGACTTACATTCTTGGTAAACGTTGGACTTGGTTATCTTACATTGTCTAGATCTGCCAAGACATTATCGGGAGGAGAGTTACAGAGAATAAGGTTAGCATCCCAAATTGGTACCGGCCTTACCGGAGTGCTTTATGTACTAGACGAGCCCTCAATCGGACTTCACCCTCGTGATGTTTCGGCACTAATCAGCACACTTCATTCACTAAAAGATCTTGGAAATACACTTGTCGTCGTTGAGCATGATCAGGAAACGATTGAGTCAGGTGACTATATTGTTGAGCTTGGTCCAAAAGCAGGAAAGCATGGTGGTAAGATTGTGTCGAAGGGTACGATCGATCATATTAAGGCAGATAAGAATAGTTTAACTGGAGCGTATATCTCTGGAAGAAGGAAGATTCAGTTAGACAGTCGTAAATTAGAGAGTACACGAGGACAACTTGTTCTTAAAGGAGCCAAGCAATTTAATCTTAAAAATGTAAACATAACTATTCCACTTGGGAATCTCATTGCAATCACAGGAGTATCCGGTTCTGGAAAGTCTACACTCATTGGCGAAACATTATACCCCGCTCTTAAATATCATATAGAAGGACACTTCAATGAATCGGTGGGGGAGTATGATCGATTGGAAGGATTTCAGTATCTTGATCGAGTCTACCTTGTAGACCAGTCACCCATTGGACGAACACCTCGCTCAAATCCCGCAACTTATGTTGGTTTTTTTGATGACATAAGAGACTTATTCGCCTCAACATCTGATGCAAAAATGCGAGGATTTAATAAAGGAAGATTCTCATTCAATTTAAAGGGTGGGAGATGTGAAAAGTGCCAAGGTGGTGGATCTATAAAGATTGAAATGCAGTTTTTACCAGATGTGTATATAACCTGTGATGTCTGTCAGGGACAACGATATAATGCAGAGACACTTGAGGTCAGGTTTAAAGATAAAACGATCTACGATATTTTAAAAATGACTGTGGAAGAAGCTACTGATTTTTTTAAGGCACATTTCCAAATACATCAAAAGTTATCATTTTTAAACAAAGTAGGACTCGGTTACATTGAGCTTGGGCAACCTGCTCCAACCCTATCAGGAGGGGAGGCGCAGAGAATTAAACTATCCAATGAACTATCACGAAGAGACTCCGGAAGAACAATCTATATTCTCGATGAACCAACTACAGGACTACATTTCTATGATGTCGAACAACTACTCTCAAGTCTTGAAGAGCTTGTCGCAAAAGGAAATACAGTTGTTGTAATCGAGCACAATATGGATGTTATAAAAAATTGTCAGTACATTATCGACCTTGGTCCAGAGGGTGGAAATGGTGGTGGTCAAGTGATTTATCAGGGGGAGCTTGAAGGATTAAAGTCGGTAAAGGAATCTTACACCAGCGCATACCTTAAGAAAGCTTTATAA
- the uvrB gene encoding excinuclease ABC subunit UvrB, producing MFILKSNFKPTGDQPQAIDQLVKGLKQNRKNQVLLGVTGSGKTFTIANVIQKLQLPTLIISHNKTLAGQLYQEMRDFFPDNAVSYFVSYYDYYQPEAYMPATDTYIEKEAEVNEMIDKLRLKATTNIITRDDVIVVSSVSCIYNIGSAQEYRNFTMQISVGAPADWHTLAKRLIELMYSRSEFDFKRGSFRIRGNYMDIYPAYEETGLRISQKNGLIDSIELFEPLSGVTVASEIIKSTVIYPAKHYLADPEVVKSVEPQIRADLKKEYEELKAKNKIVEAERLLRRVSYDLEMIKEVGYVNGIENYSRYFDKRKPGEKPYSLLDFFKFKYGDNFLVVIDESHMTVSQIRGMYNGDYARKKVLTDFGFRLKSAFDNRPLKFEEFYNIPSKFIYVSATPAEWEVELSKQEAMQRTDPYNGVTEQLVRPTGITDPEIEIRPAKDEIPDLIKELERRAEKKQKTLVTTLTKKNAEELASYLKDKKVRAEYLHSDIITLERSTILENLRKGDYDVLIGVNLLREGLDLPEVFLVAILDADKEGFLRSRTSLIQTMGRAARNTSGSVILYADTITNSMKLAIDEINRRRIYQKEYNIKHNITPVTIYKPIREKIVEATETDILNDKRLIAYDESIVAEIDPDSYTAIDKKKLIKKLEREMKTQAEQMNFELAIAIRDKIKQIKS from the coding sequence ATGTTTATACTTAAATCCAACTTTAAACCAACTGGAGACCAACCTCAGGCTATTGATCAATTAGTGAAAGGTCTTAAGCAGAATCGAAAAAATCAGGTACTTCTTGGGGTAACAGGATCGGGTAAAACATTCACCATAGCAAACGTAATCCAGAAGTTACAACTTCCAACATTGATTATTTCCCATAACAAAACACTCGCGGGACAGCTCTATCAGGAGATGAGAGATTTTTTCCCTGACAACGCAGTTTCTTACTTTGTCTCATACTACGACTATTACCAACCAGAGGCCTACATGCCTGCAACCGACACATATATCGAGAAAGAGGCGGAGGTGAACGAAATGATTGATAAATTGAGACTAAAGGCAACAACAAATATCATAACTAGAGATGATGTTATTGTTGTATCCTCGGTTTCCTGCATATACAACATTGGATCTGCTCAGGAATATCGAAACTTTACCATGCAGATATCGGTAGGAGCACCCGCTGACTGGCATACTCTAGCTAAAAGATTGATTGAGCTTATGTACTCTCGATCTGAGTTCGATTTTAAACGAGGCTCATTTAGAATTCGAGGGAACTACATGGATATCTACCCCGCCTACGAAGAAACAGGACTTAGGATTTCACAAAAAAATGGACTAATAGATTCGATAGAACTATTTGAGCCGTTATCCGGTGTGACCGTTGCTTCCGAAATAATTAAGTCAACAGTTATATATCCTGCGAAACATTATCTAGCTGACCCAGAAGTTGTTAAATCTGTAGAACCTCAGATCAGAGCAGACCTTAAGAAGGAGTATGAAGAGCTTAAGGCTAAAAATAAAATCGTTGAGGCGGAGCGGCTTCTTCGACGCGTGAGCTACGACCTTGAGATGATTAAGGAGGTAGGGTATGTGAACGGCATCGAGAACTACTCAAGGTACTTTGACAAACGAAAACCAGGAGAGAAACCGTACAGTCTTCTCGACTTCTTTAAGTTTAAGTACGGCGATAACTTTCTTGTAGTAATTGATGAATCCCACATGACCGTGTCTCAAATCCGCGGGATGTACAACGGAGACTATGCTCGAAAAAAGGTTCTCACTGATTTTGGATTTAGACTGAAGTCTGCCTTTGATAATCGTCCGCTCAAATTCGAAGAGTTCTATAATATTCCTTCAAAGTTTATTTACGTATCTGCAACTCCTGCAGAATGGGAGGTTGAACTGTCCAAACAGGAAGCAATGCAGAGGACCGATCCATACAATGGAGTAACCGAACAACTCGTACGACCAACCGGAATCACAGATCCAGAGATTGAGATCCGTCCAGCAAAAGATGAGATACCAGACTTAATTAAGGAGCTTGAGCGGCGTGCTGAAAAGAAACAAAAAACACTCGTAACGACACTGACCAAAAAAAATGCTGAGGAACTCGCCTCATATCTAAAGGATAAGAAAGTTAGAGCAGAATATCTTCATTCAGATATAATTACTCTTGAGCGCTCTACCATTCTTGAAAATCTGAGAAAAGGGGATTATGACGTGCTAATCGGTGTAAATCTTCTGAGAGAAGGGCTCGATCTTCCCGAGGTTTTTCTCGTAGCAATTTTGGACGCAGACAAAGAGGGTTTCTTACGTTCTCGAACATCACTTATACAAACAATGGGTAGAGCAGCAAGAAATACATCTGGATCGGTAATTTTATATGCAGATACAATTACCAACTCAATGAAACTTGCAATCGATGAAATAAATCGAAGAAGAATCTATCAAAAAGAATACAACATAAAGCATAACATTACGCCGGTAACTATTTATAAACCTATTAGAGAAAAGATTGTTGAAGCTACCGAGACTGACATCCTTAACGATAAGCGATTAATAGCATATGACGAATCTATTGTCGCAGAAATTGATCCAGATAGTTATACTGCGATAGATAAAAAGAAACTAATAAAAAAACTGGAACGTGAGATGAAGACTCAGGCAGAACAAATGAACTTTGAGCTAGCAATTGCAATCAGAGATAAAATTAAGCAAATCAAAAGTTAA
- a CDS encoding DedA family protein, with protein sequence MDSLKFLLHLDTYLESIISAFGPLTYVILFLIIFAETGLVVTPFLPGDSLLFIVGTLSGGGFLNIWVSYVVLLVAAFAGDTANYWIGHHFGPKVFSKKNSKLFNPEYLEKTRTFYAKYGGKTIILARFLPIIRTFAPFVAGIGKMHYGTFVLYNIVGAFVWVTFFTFAGYFFGGIPLIKNNFEYAVVVIVLVSILPVVFEYVKHKMATKGGSPSGREKPKSATFIEVEKTFKKEHLND encoded by the coding sequence ATGGATTCTTTAAAGTTTTTACTACATCTTGATACCTATCTCGAAAGTATTATTTCCGCCTTCGGCCCACTTACATACGTAATTTTGTTCTTAATTATATTTGCAGAGACAGGATTGGTTGTTACTCCTTTTCTTCCCGGAGACTCCTTGCTATTCATCGTAGGTACTCTAAGTGGTGGAGGATTCCTTAACATCTGGGTGTCGTACGTGGTCTTACTCGTGGCTGCGTTTGCTGGAGATACCGCAAACTACTGGATCGGTCATCACTTCGGTCCAAAAGTATTTTCTAAGAAGAACTCAAAGCTATTTAATCCTGAATACCTTGAAAAAACGAGAACTTTCTATGCTAAGTACGGAGGTAAAACAATTATTTTAGCCCGATTTCTGCCAATCATTCGTACCTTTGCGCCGTTTGTTGCTGGTATCGGAAAGATGCATTATGGAACATTTGTGCTATATAACATAGTGGGAGCATTTGTATGGGTAACCTTCTTTACCTTTGCAGGATATTTTTTTGGTGGAATTCCTTTGATCAAAAATAATTTTGAATATGCGGTGGTTGTGATCGTTCTGGTTTCTATACTCCCGGTAGTTTTTGAGTATGTGAAACATAAAATGGCCACCAAAGGGGGATCTCCCTCTGGGCGAGAAAAGCCTAAGTCGGCAACATTCATAGAGGTTGAGAAAACCTTTAAGAAGGAGCATCTTAATGACTGA
- the rsmI gene encoding 16S rRNA (cytidine(1402)-2'-O)-methyltransferase, with translation MLKIVGTPIGNLKDLSLRQAESILYADIVLAENTGSAGILLQQIPLLFPDLADLKNPELRVMGYHKDNEFQQLSEVLSLIETEKNIVMISEAGMPLVSDPGYTLVKQLIKKDIAFEVVPGPTAVDAAVIYSGFNPSQFTFLGFLPKKTSERKKLFEAMKQSTHVTMPLVFYESPFRIVETLVILEEISPKAQVVVCRELTKKFEEIVRGTPAELKKREYKGEITLVVGSLD, from the coding sequence ATGCTAAAAATAGTTGGTACTCCAATTGGAAATCTGAAAGACTTATCGCTTCGCCAGGCAGAGTCAATCCTATATGCAGACATCGTTCTAGCAGAAAATACTGGAAGCGCCGGCATTCTTCTTCAACAGATTCCTCTTTTATTTCCCGACCTTGCAGATCTAAAGAATCCAGAACTGAGAGTAATGGGATACCATAAGGACAACGAATTTCAGCAGTTGTCTGAGGTGTTGAGTCTAATTGAGACCGAGAAAAACATAGTTATGATCTCGGAAGCCGGAATGCCTCTTGTCTCTGATCCGGGGTACACGCTGGTTAAACAGTTGATTAAAAAAGATATTGCTTTCGAGGTGGTTCCAGGTCCTACTGCTGTCGATGCAGCTGTCATATACTCCGGTTTCAATCCATCTCAGTTTACGTTTCTTGGATTTCTGCCAAAGAAGACCTCTGAACGAAAAAAATTATTTGAAGCCATGAAACAATCTACCCATGTAACCATGCCACTTGTTTTCTACGAGTCGCCCTTTCGAATAGTAGAAACACTTGTGATTCTTGAAGAGATCTCGCCAAAGGCTCAGGTAGTTGTCTGCAGAGAGCTTACTAAGAAATTTGAAGAGATTGTGCGTGGTACGCCAGCTGAGCTAAAAAAAAGAGAGTATAAGGGAGAAATTACGCTTGTGGTTGGTTCACTCGACTAA
- a CDS encoding GIY-YIG nuclease family protein yields the protein MYYMYILRSTKDGSFYIGSTSNLKERLNRHNSGRSKYTKARRPWNLAYSEIYLTLSEARKREFHLKSLKSRIAIEKLIKAGPVV from the coding sequence ATGTACTACATGTATATATTGAGAAGTACGAAAGACGGAAGTTTTTACATTGGAAGCACGAGCAACTTAAAAGAACGATTAAATAGGCATAATTCAGGTCGGTCGAAGTATACTAAAGCTCGAAGACCATGGAATTTGGCTTATAGCGAAATATATTTAACTCTGTCAGAAGCAAGGAAGAGGGAGTTTCATCTCAAATCCTTAAAGAGTCGAATTGCCATAGAGAAACTGATAAAGGCCGGCCCCGTCGTCTAG
- a CDS encoding YraN family protein, with protein sequence MNNSVIYIFEVKTKKHYGFGQPYEAVTPTKAKRLILMGEKVRLAK encoded by the coding sequence ATAAACAATTCTGTTATCTATATTTTTGAGGTTAAGACGAAGAAACACTACGGTTTTGGACAACCATACGAAGCCGTTACGCCTACAAAGGCAAAAAGACTTATTCTGATGGGGGAGAAAGTTCGCCTTGCAAAATAA